One Gadus chalcogrammus isolate NIFS_2021 chromosome 4, NIFS_Gcha_1.0, whole genome shotgun sequence DNA segment encodes these proteins:
- the LOC130380437 gene encoding receptor-type tyrosine-protein phosphatase zeta-like has product MSVSKARCFSALLLLLSQMVTAAEPFVRGSKRLPEDIDWSYSGTLNQGRWGQRFPSCLSARQSPVDIDETFTQVRRQYQGLQLEGWRHPTSDSTTAHNDGKTVTLGVDGDFHVSGGGLTGRFRVGSISFHWGRCNASSEGSEHSLNGMKYPLEMQIYCYDPEQYEGLDHAVREGGGVAALAVLFETTLEDNESLRPVIDAVNAVSRFGKRATVDPFTLRDLLPTNTDKYYIYNGSLTWPPCSETVEWIVFKHPASISETQLEVFCEVMTMEQAGYVMLTDYLQNNFRVQQQQFMGQVFSSYTGVEEVQTPMCSSEPVNVQADPQNDTTIVVTWERPRAVYDTTIDWYTVSYQSLQGGPAAPHLQYRTDGDQDVAAIISSLLSNSSYVVQVVAVCTNRLTGRPSDQIIVDMPLEDPVIDSGPDSGSEADDNLQVLSRSKWQTKAAEQPNNVDLSPEEAESPGEEVPPEQTVVYQNHPTDQQDRDRDGSQDRDPSRNLPVPLSTPSDPEVLAESEPDPPKTTRTKPEQTGSKQQDVAGSDREWTDENPRTPVQRPYTRPASSGNGAIWVGMVTEQPGFLFPASKTTPPPARRRITEEASLSMGPDESAAEPAIRNDLPTPEPDPYTPPLEDFQVTDVYYEDTDDDLLAETTSSLPAVVTTGQPEASSNSSHESRVGGVRVLERERRTVVPLAVVSSLTILCLLVLVGILIYWRNCFQTANFYSEDNMLPKATSVPSTPVILATDGHEPMTVKQFVKHVLELHASNTFPQEFEIVTQAYEEVQACTVEMGISTESSNHPDNRSKNRYINILAYDHSRVKLCSGQDRDGRAGDYINANFIDGYERSRAYIAAQGPLRSGREDFWRMVLQQNIGVVVMITNLKEKGRTKCEQYWPEENQEEYGPYQVTLRSTQTLAYYTVRTLGVRDTGAKVCQKGVSEHTVVQFHYTQWPDMGVPEYNLPVLSFIRASAGARTKDMGPLLVHCSAGVGRTGAYIVIDSMLQQIQDQGTVNVLGFLKHVRTQRNFLVQTQEQYVFIHDALVEAILSRETLVTSDLLHAYVSRLLIPGPAGRTRMDKQFKLISQRQARHADYSTALKDENADKNRARALMPVERSRVCLTASESNATGYINASYVMGRYHSKEFIVGQDPLSSTVADFWTMIWEHSAHTVVSLPDPHSVVSVPDPYTQGDGEVTCVYWPIKDQPMSFEGLIVSFSREEHLSLTNDEKILVQDFILESSQSDGVLEVRRYSATCWPNPDGPIRSSFELVAAVREHSANTAGPTVVHDPLGGPTSGLFCALSSLSSQLEEDAAVDVYTAARMTNLRRPGVFNDLEGYQFLYRSVLSLVSSQEDQKTLRSPETNGSLLLGTTASMAESLESLM; this is encoded by the exons TTACTGCAGCAGAACCTTTTGTCCGAGGCTCCAAACGACTCCCAGAGGACATCGACTGGTCCTACTcag GCACGCTCAACCAGGGCCGGTGGGGCCAGCGGTTCCCGTCCTGCCTCAGTGCCAGGCAGTCCCCGGTGGACATCGACGAGACCTTCACCCAGGTGCGGCGGCAGTACCAGGGCCTGCagctggagggatggaggcaCCCCACCAGCGACTCCACCACCGCTCACAACGACGGGAAGACCG TGACGCTGGGCGTGGACGGGGACTTCCACGTGAGTGGAGGGGGTCTGACGGGCCGGTTCCGTGTCGGTTCCATCTCCTTCCACTGGGGGCGCTGTAACGCCAGCTCGGAGGGCTCCGAACACAGCCTGAACGGAATGAAGTACCCCCTGGAG ATGCAGATCTACTGCTACGACCCGGAGCAGTACGAGGGTCTGGACCAcgcagtgagggagggggggggggtggccgcCCTGGCCGTCCTCTTCGAG ACCACCCTGGAAGACAACGAGAGCCTTCGTCCAGTCATAGACGCCGTCAACGCCGTCAGCCGGTTTG GTAAGAGGGCTACAGTGGACCCCTTCACCCTGAGAGACCTTCTCCCCACCAACACGGACAAGTACTACATCTACAACGGCTCGCTCACCTGGCCGCCCTGCTCGGAGACCGTGGAGTGGATTGTGTTCAAACACCCCGCCTCCATCTCTGAGACGCAG CTGGAGGTGTTCTGCGAGGTGATGACCATGGAGCAGGCGGGCTACGTCATGCTGACCGACTACCTCCAGAACAACTTCcgggtgcagcagcagcagttcatGGGCCAGGTGTTCTCGTCCTACACCGGGGTGGAGGAGGTCCAGACGCCCA tgtgTAGCTCAGAGCCGGTCAACGTGCAGGCGGACCCCCAGAACGACACCACCATCGTGGTGACGTGGGAGCGCCCCCGGGCGGTGTACGACACCACCATCGACTGGTACACCGTCAGCTATCAGAGCCTGCAGGGGGGCCCCGCCGCACCCCACCTCCAGTACCGCACCGACGGGGACCAGGACGTG GCCGCCATCATCTCCAGCCTGCTGTCCAACAGCAGCTACGTGGTGCAGGTGGTGGCGGTCTGCACCAACCGGCTCACAGGACGGCCCAGCGACCAGATCATAGTGGACATGCCTCTGGAGGACCCCg TGATCGACTCTGGACCCGACAGCGGTTCGGAAGCAGACGACAACCTGCAG GTCCTGTCCCGGTCCAAGTGGCAGACTAAGGCGGCGGAGCAGCCGAACAACGTGGACCTGTCCCCGGAGGAGGCCGAGAGCCCGGGGGAGGAGGTTCCCCCGGAGCAGACGGTGGTCTACCAGAACCACCCCACGGACCAAcaggaccgggaccgggacggGTCCCAGGACCGGGACCCGAGCCGGAACCTCCCCGTCCCGCTGAGCACCCCCTCGGACCCCGAGGTCCTGGCGGAGAGCGAGCCGGACCCTCCGAAAACCACGCGGACCAAACCGGAGCAGACGGGATCCAAGCAGCAGGATGTGGCCGGTTCGGACAGGGAGTGGACGGACGAGAACCCGAGGACCCCCGTGCAGCGGCCGTACACGAGGCCCGCCTCCTCCGGGAACGGTGCCATCTGGGTCGGCATGGTGACGGAGCAGCCCGGCTTCCTGTTTCCCGCCTCGAAGACCACCCCGCCGCCGGCCCGCCGGCGAATCACAGAAGAGGCTTCTCTCTCCATGGGGCCG GATGAGAGTGCGGCCGAACCGGCCATCAGGAATGACCTCCCGACCCCTGAGCCTGACCCCTACACCCCGCCCCTGGAGGACTTCCAGGTCACAGACGTCTACTACGAGGACACTGACGACGACCTGCTCGCCGAGACCACCAGCAGCCTGCCAGCTGTGGTCACTACCGGTCAGCCAG aggcCAGCAGTAACAGCAGCCATGAGtcccgggtggggggggtccgggTGCTGGAGCGGGAGCGGCGGACGGTCGTCCCCCTGGCGGTGGTCTCCTCCCTCACCATCCTCTgtctgctggtgctggtgggcaTCCTCATCTACtggag GAACTGCTTTCAGACGGCCAACTTCTACTCAGAGGACAACATGCTGCCTAAAGCCACGTCCGTCCCATCCACACCTGTGATCCTGGCTACAg ACGGCCACGAGCCAATGACGGTGAAGCAGTTTGTGAAGCACGTGCTGGAGCTCCACGCCTCCAACACCTTCCCCCAGGAGTTTGAG ATTGTCACCCAGGCCTACGag gaggTGCAGGCGTGCACAGTGGAGATGGGCATTAGCACTGAGAGCTCCAACCATCCAGACAACCGCAGCAAGAACCGTTACATCAACATACTGGCCT ACGACCACAGCCGAGTGAAGCTGTGCAGCGGTCAGGACCGAGACGGCCGGGCCGGGGATTACATCAACGCCAACTTTATCGAC ggctACGAGCGGAGCCGGGCCTACATCGCCGCCCAGGGGCCGCTGAGATCAGGCCGGGAGGACTTCTGGAGGATGGTCCTGCAGCAGAACATCGGCGTGGTCGTCATGATCACCAACCTCAAGGAGAAGGGCCGG ACCAAGTGTGAGCAGTACTGGccggaggagaaccaggaggagtACGGGCCCTACCAGGTGACCCTGAGGAGCACCCAGACCCTGGCCTACTACACCGTGAGGACCCTGGGGGTCAGGGACACCGGCGctaag gtgtgTCAGAAGGGCGTGTCCGAGCACACGGTGGTCCAGTTCCACTACACCCAGTGGCCGGACATGGGGGTCCCGGAGTACAACCTGCCCGTCCTGTCCTTCATCAGGGCCTCCGCCGGGGCCCGCACCAAGGACATGGGGCCCCTCCTGGTGCACTGCAG tgcTGGTGTGGGCCGGACCGGGGCCTACATCGTGATTGACAGCATGCTGCAACAGATCCAGGACCAGGGGACGGTCAACGTGCTGGGCTTCCTGAAGCACGTCAGGACCCAGCGCAACTTCCTGGTGCAGACCCAg gagcaGTATGTGTTTATCCACGATGCTCTGGTCGAGGCCATCCTGAGCAGAGAGACactggtgacctctgacctcctgcaCGCCTACGTGTCGCGGCTTCTGATCCCggggcccgcgggccgcacgcGCATGGACAAGCAGTtcaag CTGATCAGCCAACGCCAGGCCCGACACGCGGACTACAGCACGGCCCTGAAGGACGAGAACGCAGACAAGAACAGAGCGAGGGCCCTGATGCctg tGGAGCGCTCCAGAGTGTGTCTGACGGCGTCCGAGTCCAACGCCACGGGCTACATCAACGCCTCCTACGTCATG ggCCGGTATCACAGTAAGGAGTTCATCGTGGGCCAGGACCCTCTGAGCAGCACCGTGGCCGACTTCTGGACCATGATCTGGGAGCACAGCGCGCACACGGTGGTCTCCCTACCGGACCCCCATTCAGTGGTATCTGTACCGGACCCCTACACCCAG GGGGATGGGGAGGTAACCTGTGTCTATTGGCCAATTAAGGACCAGCCAATGAGCTTTGAGGGCCTCATTGTGTCGTTCTCGCGGGAGGAGCATTTATCTCTGACCAACGACGAGAAGATTCTCGTCCAGGACTTTATACTGGAGTCctcacag AGCGACGGCGTGCTGGAGGTGAGGCGctacagcgccacctgctggccCAATCCCGACGGACCAATCAGGAGCAGCTTTGAGCTGGTGGCCGCCGTCCGGGAGCACAGCGCCAACACGGCCGGGCCCACCGTGGTGCACGACCC gctgGGGGGCCCCACCTCGGGGCTGTTCTGCGCcctgtcctctctgtcctcccagctggaggaggacgCCGCGGTGGACGTGTACACGGCCGCCCGCATGACCAACCTGAGGAGGCCGGGGGTCTTCAACGACCTG GAGGGCTACCAGTTCCTGTACCGCTCCGTGCTGAGCCTGGTCAGCAGCCAGGAGGACCAGAAGACCCTCCGCTCCCCCGAGACCAACGGCTCCCTGCTGCTGGGGACCACCGCCAGCATGGCCGAGAGCCTGGAGTCCCTGATGTAG